One part of the Candidatus Melainabacteria bacterium genome encodes these proteins:
- a CDS encoding N-acetylmuramoyl-L-alanine amidase, with the protein MKNKYRNFLFIFLLLSSFNFAFAQTLKNQVTSIYWSNNSLTINATNKISYVESRLKEPDRLIIDILNCTVGESEINKSFKSESDEKVIISKPSLNTLRVIFTGTQSINRKSYLTNNEKILIVRIARIDSDLVESNNGENIKEKSTPGNLKEITTEKKDEDETIIEISATKPMKYNSYFLQNPDRLAIDLLNILPPESPLPRFTSSPLVSGIRVGRAASGIEATRIVIDLAKQNIDYKIDPSLLGNKLKIKLNINKEREEIARRAGIKVIIDPGHGGYDIGASYGGFEEKDINLVISEKLKKQLEEFGIKVFLTREDDSFLSLAERVEITNSIRPDVFISIHANALVTSRKIRGIETYYWSMQSQKLAYYVHRSILNNIKIPDHYIRKARFYVIRHSSSPAVLAELAFLSNYEDRQLLTNSKTQDEFAKAIAEAILKFLDIEPKKGETAYGRNGVSAKEEKEGTKNKKQ; encoded by the coding sequence ATGAAAAATAAATATAGAAATTTTTTATTTATCTTTTTATTACTTAGCTCTTTTAATTTTGCATTTGCACAAACTCTTAAAAATCAAGTAACTTCAATTTATTGGAGTAACAATTCTTTAACTATTAACGCAACAAATAAAATTAGTTATGTTGAATCCAGACTTAAAGAGCCAGATAGATTAATTATAGACATTTTAAATTGTACAGTTGGCGAAAGTGAGATTAATAAATCATTTAAGAGTGAATCAGATGAAAAAGTTATAATCTCAAAGCCATCCTTAAATACTTTAAGAGTCATATTTACAGGCACACAATCAATAAACAGAAAATCTTATCTTACAAATAATGAAAAAATTTTGATAGTAAGAATTGCAAGGATTGATTCTGATCTTGTTGAAAGCAACAATGGTGAAAATATAAAAGAAAAATCAACACCTGGAAATTTAAAAGAAATAACCACTGAAAAAAAAGATGAAGATGAAACTATTATTGAAATATCAGCAACTAAACCAATGAAATATAATTCATACTTTTTACAAAACCCGGACAGGCTTGCAATAGATTTATTAAACATTCTTCCTCCTGAGAGTCCATTGCCACGATTTACTTCTTCTCCCCTTGTATCTGGGATACGTGTAGGTCGTGCTGCAAGCGGAATAGAAGCTACAAGAATAGTAATTGATTTAGCCAAACAAAATATTGACTATAAAATAGATCCAAGTTTGCTTGGAAACAAATTAAAGATTAAATTAAATATTAATAAAGAAAGGGAAGAAATTGCAAGAAGAGCAGGGATTAAAGTCATAATTGATCCAGGGCATGGAGGATATGATATAGGAGCTAGTTACGGAGGCTTTGAGGAAAAAGATATTAATCTTGTAATATCTGAAAAGCTAAAAAAACAGTTAGAAGAATTTGGAATTAAGGTATTTTTAACAAGAGAAGATGATAGTTTTTTGTCACTAGCTGAAAGAGTTGAAATAACAAACAGTATTAGACCAGATGTATTTATAAGCATCCATGCAAATGCACTTGTTACTTCAAGAAAAATCAGAGGTATAGAAACATATTACTGGTCCATGCAAAGTCAAAAACTAGCATATTATGTACACAGAAGTATCTTAAATAATATTAAAATTCCTGACCATTATATAAGAAAAGCAAGGTTTTATGTAATACGCCATTCGTCTTCACCAGCTGTATTAGCTGAACTTGCATTTTTAAGTAACTACGAAGACAGGCAATTGTTAACAAACTCAAAAACTCAAGACGAGTTTGCAAAAGCAATTGCAGAAGCTATACTTAAGTTTCTTGATATAGAACCGAAGAAAGGCGAAACAGCGTATGGGCGTAACGGCGTATCGGCGAAAGAGGAAAAAGAAGGAACAAAGAACAAAAAACAATGA
- the murI gene encoding glutamate racemase, whose translation MTQQPICLFDSGIGGLTVLKKLINKFPNENYIYFADLARVPFGDKTKEEIKEIASEIIEWLSRFNPKTIIMACNTSSSVLCEQGRINPAPTVPIYGMIKSCAKEIANSNYLKISVWATSLVVENKAYKNSINNLNQKIEVSEIACPKLVPMIESLNTNHKEQSETLQKYINQIPNDSQALILGCTHYPLINEVLQKLIKIKIIDPTDALIKELEKHLIPCTGNKQQISIYATAGEEKLQRFAKLFLCEDVKVNLVKLHKLSSYKALNKIF comes from the coding sequence ATGACACAGCAACCTATTTGTCTCTTTGACTCAGGCATTGGCGGACTAACAGTCCTTAAAAAACTTATAAATAAATTCCCAAATGAAAATTATATTTATTTTGCTGACTTAGCAAGAGTACCATTTGGAGATAAAACAAAAGAAGAAATTAAAGAAATTGCAAGTGAAATTATAGAGTGGCTTTCAAGGTTTAATCCAAAAACAATTATTATGGCATGTAATACTAGCTCTTCTGTATTGTGCGAGCAGGGCAGAATAAATCCTGCCCCTACAGTTCCTATTTACGGAATGATCAAATCTTGTGCAAAAGAAATTGCAAACTCAAATTACTTAAAAATTTCAGTTTGGGCAACTAGTCTGGTAGTAGAAAATAAAGCATATAAAAACTCAATTAATAATTTAAATCAAAAAATCGAAGTTAGTGAAATCGCATGTCCAAAATTAGTACCTATGATAGAAAGTTTAAATACAAATCACAAAGAACAAAGTGAGACATTACAAAAATATATAAATCAAATCCCAAATGATTCACAAGCTTTAATTTTAGGTTGCACTCATTATCCACTTATTAATGAAGTTTTACAAAAACTAATTAAAATAAAAATCATTGACCCAACAGATGCATTAATAAAAGAACTAGAAAAACATTTAATACCATGCACCGGTAATAAACAACAAATATCTATCTATGCAACTGCCGGGGAAGAAAAGCTTCAAAGATTTGCTAAATTATTTTTATGTGAAGATGTTAAAGTAAATTTAGTTAAGCTACACAAGCTAAGTAGTTACAAAGCTCTTAACAAAATTTTCTAA
- a CDS encoding tryptophan synthase subunit alpha yields the protein MINKSLLIPYITAGFPTKKLFVPILKTLSISGADFIEVGVPHSDPLADGPVIQHSSKIALENNVTLKWIVVETQLIASLQQKIKPLILFSYFNPILNYGMEKLLHDLPKPLFYGLIIPDLPLEEAKKYLPLFKKYKLHLILLAAPPTKKEKIKKITKSSTSFIYLVSVTGTTGVRKKIPQELKNKIQEIKSFTRNPVVVGFGISNSKQAKQIIAYGADGVVIGSALIKVLGKKKGNLIRLENFVKSFVTT from the coding sequence ATGATAAATAAATCTCTCTTAATCCCATATATAACAGCAGGGTTTCCAACTAAAAAATTATTTGTACCAATTTTAAAAACTTTGTCAATTTCAGGTGCAGACTTTATAGAAGTTGGTGTACCTCATTCAGATCCACTTGCAGATGGTCCTGTTATTCAACATTCATCAAAAATTGCACTTGAAAATAATGTTACATTGAAATGGATCGTTGTAGAGACGCAATTAATCGCGTCTCTACAACAGAAAATCAAACCATTAATTTTATTTTCATATTTTAATCCAATATTAAATTATGGCATGGAAAAATTATTACATGATCTTCCAAAGCCTCTTTTCTATGGGCTTATAATTCCTGATTTACCATTAGAAGAAGCAAAGAAATATTTGCCCTTGTTTAAAAAATATAAATTACATTTAATCTTACTTGCAGCACCACCAACTAAAAAAGAAAAAATAAAAAAAATTACAAAATCATCCACTAGTTTTATTTATCTTGTTTCAGTTACTGGTACGACTGGTGTAAGAAAAAAAATCCCACAAGAACTAAAAAACAAAATTCAAGAAATTAAATCTTTTACAAGAAATCCTGTTGTTGTAGGTTTTGGAATTAGTAATTCAAAGCAAGCAAAACAAATAATTGCATATGGTGCAGACGGAGTAGTTATTGGAAGTGCTTTGATTAAGGTTTTAGGCAAGAAAAAAGGAAATTTAATAAGGTTAGAAAATTTTGTTAAGAGCTTTGTAACTACTTAG
- the gatB gene encoding Asp-tRNA(Asn)/Glu-tRNA(Gln) amidotransferase subunit GatB has translation MPVTQTKYEVVIGLEVHAQLKTKTKIFCTCPVDFGAEPNINVCPVCLGMPGVLPVLNKQVVAYAIKTGLALNCKIAKHCKFDRKQYFYPDLPKNYQISQYDQPICLDGYLEVNGVKEKKIGIIRIHMEEDAGKLVHAGSDRLHGSEYSLVDFNRTGTPLIEIVSKPDLRSVEEAKDYAQTLRSILRYLDVCDGNLEEGSMRCDVNISLRPTGSNTFGTRTEIKNVNSFKSLVKALESEIERQTEILDGGRKVIQETRLFDESSGKTISMRSKEEAHDYRYFPEPDLVPLEISEKWINEIKETIPELPHAKKTRYPKEFGLSIEDTKVLIEDRNMAEFYEAVVRLGANPKKATNWLIGPVTAYLKEHKTDIINCCMTPKQLSDLLGLIEKGIINDSIAKTEIIEELLGKGTDAEEIIKQKGLAQITNVNELKEIVKEILEQNPEQLNQLKDGKEKVRGYFVGQIMKKTNGKANPTIVNQLITELSRK, from the coding sequence ATGCCAGTAACACAAACAAAATACGAAGTTGTAATTGGTCTTGAGGTTCATGCTCAATTAAAAACAAAGACTAAAATCTTTTGTACCTGCCCTGTAGATTTTGGCGCTGAGCCAAATATAAATGTTTGCCCTGTATGTTTAGGGATGCCTGGAGTATTACCTGTTTTAAATAAACAAGTGGTTGCTTATGCAATTAAAACTGGTCTAGCACTAAATTGTAAAATTGCTAAACATTGCAAGTTCGATAGAAAACAATATTTTTATCCAGACTTGCCAAAAAATTATCAAATATCCCAATACGATCAACCAATTTGTTTAGATGGATATCTTGAAGTAAACGGAGTAAAAGAAAAAAAAATTGGCATTATAAGAATTCATATGGAAGAAGATGCTGGAAAATTAGTTCATGCTGGCTCAGATAGATTACATGGCTCTGAATATAGTTTAGTAGACTTTAATCGAACAGGAACCCCGCTTATTGAAATTGTAAGTAAACCTGATTTAAGGTCTGTTGAAGAAGCAAAAGATTACGCTCAAACACTAAGAAGCATATTGCGTTATCTTGATGTCTGTGACGGCAATTTAGAAGAAGGTTCGATGAGATGTGATGTAAACATTAGTTTACGGCCTACAGGAAGTAATACTTTTGGTACAAGAACTGAAATTAAAAATGTAAATAGTTTTAAATCACTTGTAAAAGCTCTTGAATCAGAAATAGAAAGACAAACAGAAATTTTAGATGGCGGCAGAAAAGTAATTCAAGAAACAAGACTTTTTGATGAAAGCTCTGGAAAAACCATTTCAATGCGCAGCAAAGAAGAAGCTCATGACTATAGATATTTTCCTGAACCGGATCTTGTACCACTTGAAATTTCAGAAAAGTGGATTAATGAGATAAAAGAAACAATACCTGAATTACCACATGCAAAAAAAACAAGATATCCAAAAGAGTTTGGACTTAGCATAGAAGACACTAAAGTCCTTATCGAAGATAGAAATATGGCTGAATTTTATGAAGCAGTCGTTAGACTTGGTGCAAACCCCAAGAAAGCTACAAACTGGTTAATAGGACCAGTTACAGCTTATCTTAAAGAACACAAAACCGATATCATAAACTGTTGCATGACACCAAAACAACTCTCAGATTTATTAGGTTTAATTGAGAAAGGAATTATTAATGATTCCATTGCAAAAACTGAAATCATTGAAGAACTTTTAGGTAAAGGTACTGACGCAGAAGAAATCATAAAACAAAAAGGACTTGCTCAAATTACCAATGTAAATGAATTAAAAGAAATAGTAAAAGAAATTTTGGAACAAAACCCAGAACAATTAAACCAACTAAAAGATGGCAAGGAAAAAGTTCGAGGATACTTTGTAGGCCAAATAATGAAAAAAACCAATGGCAAAGCAAATCCAACTATTGTGAATCAACTAATTACTGAGCTTTCAAGGAAATGA
- a CDS encoding phospholipid carrier-dependent glycosyltransferase, protein MKLEKNLLFAFIIFAFIVRMVNLTYPEKITWDEIYYVVDTQKMLHNEPYFIDHPPFGRWLIALGILIWGNNAFGWRISQAIFGTLLIPVSYLIGKKIFTHKFSGLLTAFFITFELIFLTYSRMGLVDIFLIFFIASSFLLFITSCESSLNNKTAYLIYILSAIVSGLAIAVKWTGVTIFLILLFWAVFNKKPNYVNRSPINLFFIFVALLTYCLTFSFEKTNFQYFNQRYHTKISNHIEGITTWHKLAYSSHTRKNLSHSDTSKWYTWPLMYKPVWIHFKVTDRVHNKARCIATFGNPIIWWLGLLAIIIELFFLRKKKDNLSIFLLSSYFISYLPYAFIQRPMFLYHYLIALFFLILILEYTFVKLYQKFTYLQPLLQFTIISTILMFFYLYPFSNASEVTKSQYQNRLWLNSWEFTLKGWRWN, encoded by the coding sequence ATGAAGTTAGAAAAAAATCTGCTGTTTGCATTTATCATATTTGCATTTATAGTTAGAATGGTTAATTTAACTTATCCAGAAAAAATTACCTGGGATGAAATTTACTATGTTGTTGACACACAAAAAATGTTACATAATGAACCTTATTTTATTGATCATCCTCCTTTTGGAAGATGGTTAATTGCACTTGGGATTTTAATTTGGGGCAATAATGCTTTTGGATGGAGAATTTCTCAAGCTATATTTGGAACATTGCTTATTCCTGTTTCATATCTTATTGGAAAAAAAATCTTTACTCATAAATTTTCAGGACTTCTAACTGCATTTTTTATTACTTTTGAGCTTATATTTTTAACATATAGCAGAATGGGACTTGTTGATATTTTTTTAATTTTTTTTATAGCTAGTTCATTTTTATTATTCATAACTTCTTGTGAAAGTTCATTAAATAATAAAACTGCTTATTTAATTTATATTCTTTCAGCAATTGTTAGTGGGCTTGCAATAGCAGTTAAGTGGACTGGTGTAACTATATTTCTAATTTTATTGTTTTGGGCTGTTTTTAATAAAAAACCTAACTATGTTAATAGATCACCAATAAATTTATTTTTTATATTTGTTGCTTTACTAACTTATTGTCTAACATTTTCATTTGAAAAGACAAATTTCCAATATTTTAATCAGAGGTACCACACAAAAATATCTAATCACATAGAAGGAATAACTACATGGCACAAACTTGCATATAGTTCACATACAAGAAAAAATTTATCTCACTCAGATACATCAAAATGGTACACATGGCCACTTATGTACAAGCCAGTATGGATTCATTTTAAAGTTACAGATCGTGTACATAACAAAGCAAGGTGCATTGCAACATTTGGAAACCCAATCATATGGTGGCTTGGTCTTTTAGCAATAATAATAGAACTATTTTTCCTTAGAAAGAAAAAAGATAACTTGTCAATTTTTTTATTAAGTAGTTATTTTATTTCTTACTTACCCTATGCTTTTATTCAAAGACCAATGTTTTTATATCACTATTTAATAGCATTATTTTTTCTTATCCTGATTCTTGAATATACATTTGTGAAACTATATCAAAAGTTTACTTACCTGCAACCACTTTTACAGTTTACAATAATTTCAACTATCTTAATGTTCTTTTACTTATACCCTTTTTCAAATGCAAGTGAGGTTACTAAATCCCAGTACCAAAACCGGTTATGGCTAAATAGCTGGGAATTTACTCTTAAAGGATGGAGATGGAATTAA
- a CDS encoding glutamate dehydrogenase, with product MQTMDLPIPKVEGPSCFDAESCFFQSVAQKISFIDENLLKVLNSFRREICMEIPLRKDDGKLITVKAYRVQHNNARGPYKGGFRIHQQVTLEEVQMLANLMTWKGAVVNIPFGGAKGGIAIDPSTLTRTELERLVRAYTYNLGDNIGPHTDIPAPDVNTNSQTMAWFYDEYSKSHSTNALGVVTGKPIGLGGSEGREEATGRGTMYILREIAKDLKIDLSKTNILIEGFGNVGYHAARLIHDELNGKIVGVSSSKGGIYNPNGIDVKAAHEYYTKNKSLRGFPNVDFMSGEEFLLADCDVLIPCALEGSINNKIADNTNAKIIIEGANGPVTAQANEILIDKRRVVAPGILANAGGVIVSYFEWVQNLQQFYWPHEEVNKKLEKIIVDAYVKVRDLSRAKKISLRQAAYTVGLERVAQACILRGTGF from the coding sequence ATGCAAACAATGGATTTACCAATACCTAAAGTAGAAGGTCCTTCATGTTTTGATGCTGAAAGTTGTTTCTTTCAGTCAGTAGCTCAGAAAATAAGTTTCATTGATGAAAACTTATTAAAAGTTTTAAATAGTTTTAGACGTGAGATTTGTATGGAGATCCCTCTAAGAAAAGATGATGGAAAGTTAATTACAGTAAAAGCTTACAGAGTCCAACACAACAATGCTAGAGGTCCCTATAAAGGTGGTTTTCGAATACACCAGCAAGTAACTTTAGAAGAAGTACAAATGCTTGCAAACCTAATGACATGGAAAGGTGCTGTTGTAAATATTCCTTTTGGTGGTGCAAAAGGTGGTATAGCTATAGATCCAAGTACACTTACTAGAACTGAACTTGAAAGATTAGTTAGAGCTTATACTTACAACTTAGGAGATAATATCGGCCCACATACTGATATCCCTGCTCCTGACGTGAATACAAACTCTCAGACAATGGCTTGGTTTTATGATGAATACTCAAAATCTCATAGTACAAATGCTCTTGGTGTTGTTACTGGAAAACCTATTGGTCTTGGTGGATCTGAAGGTAGAGAAGAAGCTACTGGTCGTGGGACAATGTACATTTTAAGAGAGATTGCAAAAGATCTTAAGATAGATCTAAGTAAGACCAATATTTTAATTGAAGGATTTGGAAATGTTGGTTATCATGCAGCAAGATTAATCCATGATGAATTAAATGGAAAAATTGTAGGTGTTTCTTCTTCAAAGGGAGGCATTTATAATCCAAATGGAATTGATGTAAAAGCTGCTCATGAGTACTATACAAAAAACAAATCTTTAAGAGGTTTTCCAAATGTAGATTTTATGTCAGGAGAAGAATTCTTACTTGCAGACTGTGATGTCTTAATTCCATGTGCTCTTGAAGGATCAATAAATAATAAGATTGCTGATAACACTAATGCAAAAATTATTATTGAAGGAGCAAATGGACCAGTAACAGCACAAGCAAATGAAATTCTTATTGATAAAAGGAGAGTAGTGGCTCCTGGAATTTTAGCTAATGCTGGTGGTGTAATTGTTTCATACTTTGAGTGGGTGCAAAACTTACAACAGTTTTATTGGCCTCATGAAGAAGTAAATAAGAAACTTGAAAAAATAATAGTAGATGCTTATGTTAAGGTACGTGATTTATCACGTGCTAAAAAAATATCCTTACGTCAAGCAGCTTATACTGTTGGCCTTGAGAGAGTAGCACAAGCCTGTATCTTAAGAGGAACAGGGTTTTAA
- the mrdA gene encoding penicillin-binding protein 2, with the protein MLTRNLKTKILQCMTLALVLILISRLFYLQIFKYKTIAQRAQYSTSRISILVAPRGIIYDRNKKILATNKQSLSLIVYPNKLKTKSEKLKLYENLKNILKHNPNKLKNTILKLPEDAALPIRLQSNISLEEAIQIIEKQHLLKAVNIQKEPIRYYPNKSLASHVLGYISQIDEEELLKRPDRKPGDLIGKYGIEKIYDDILRGNDGKDIVEVDRFGKPINPNFKESLIHIEPKPGKSITLTLDLDLQKATENALKKSSNNSAAIVVDPNTGEVLALASYPDFNPNIFTTILRENVWENLLAKKVFLNRALLSYVPGSIWKPITLISALDSMVVNPHERFYVSDAIYLGKTRFGDWTSKEGIYSLPECLAWSRDTAFYQIGKRLTPEKIKEWGIKLGAGRKTGIELLGEEKGIVPDESWKKKIIHEPWYPGNTLHYAIGQGFLLLTSTQAARIYSGIATGKEIPKLKLIKQVDSYITNQKPKEKFYIDPEILKVVKKGLVLCVEAGTGQAAKLNNIKVAGKTGSAEVKGSQRTHSWFAAYAPIDQPEIVVVAIAEKAGHGGTVAAPIVKAVLEKYFEDR; encoded by the coding sequence ATGTTAACAAGAAACCTTAAAACAAAAATCTTACAGTGTATGACTCTAGCTCTTGTTCTTATACTTATCTCTAGGCTTTTTTATCTACAAATATTTAAATATAAAACTATTGCACAAAGAGCTCAGTACTCAACATCCAGGATTTCAATCTTAGTAGCACCTAGAGGAATTATATACGATAGAAATAAAAAAATTTTAGCAACTAATAAACAATCGCTCTCATTAATTGTTTACCCAAATAAATTAAAAACTAAAAGTGAAAAACTAAAACTTTATGAAAATTTGAAAAATATATTAAAGCACAATCCAAATAAACTAAAAAATACAATTTTAAAGCTACCTGAAGATGCAGCACTTCCAATTAGACTACAGAGTAACATAAGTCTAGAAGAAGCAATTCAAATTATAGAAAAACAACATTTATTAAAAGCAGTTAATATTCAAAAAGAACCTATCCGTTATTATCCAAATAAATCACTAGCTTCTCATGTACTTGGATATATTTCACAAATTGATGAAGAAGAACTTTTAAAAAGACCTGATAGAAAACCAGGTGATCTCATAGGAAAATATGGAATTGAAAAAATTTACGATGATATTTTAAGAGGTAATGATGGAAAGGACATAGTAGAAGTTGACAGGTTTGGAAAACCAATAAATCCAAATTTTAAAGAATCTTTAATTCATATTGAACCAAAGCCAGGGAAAAGTATAACTTTAACTTTAGATCTTGATTTACAGAAAGCTACTGAGAATGCATTAAAAAAATCAAGCAACAACTCTGCAGCAATTGTAGTAGATCCAAATACCGGCGAAGTATTAGCCCTTGCAAGTTATCCTGATTTTAATCCAAATATTTTTACAACAATACTAAGAGAAAATGTATGGGAAAATCTCTTAGCAAAAAAAGTTTTTCTAAATAGAGCACTTTTATCTTATGTTCCAGGAAGTATTTGGAAGCCAATTACATTAATTAGTGCTTTAGACTCAATGGTAGTTAATCCTCATGAACGTTTTTATGTTAGTGATGCGATTTATCTCGGGAAAACTAGATTTGGAGATTGGACTTCAAAAGAAGGAATATATTCTCTACCAGAATGTCTTGCGTGGTCACGTGACACAGCTTTTTATCAAATTGGAAAAAGGCTGACACCTGAAAAAATAAAAGAGTGGGGAATAAAGTTAGGTGCAGGAAGAAAAACAGGGATTGAACTTTTAGGAGAAGAAAAAGGAATTGTGCCAGATGAGAGCTGGAAGAAAAAAATAATACATGAACCCTGGTATCCAGGAAATACTCTTCACTATGCAATTGGACAAGGTTTTTTACTTCTTACTTCTACACAAGCAGCAAGAATTTACAGTGGTATTGCAACAGGAAAAGAAATCCCAAAACTAAAATTAATTAAACAAGTTGACAGTTACATTACAAATCAAAAACCAAAAGAAAAATTTTACATAGATCCTGAAATACTGAAAGTAGTAAAAAAAGGACTTGTGCTTTGTGTAGAAGCTGGAACAGGGCAAGCTGCAAAATTAAATAATATTAAAGTGGCTGGAAAAACAGGTTCAGCAGAAGTAAAAGGAAGTCAAAGAACTCATAGTTGGTTTGCTGCATATGCACCAATTGATCAACCTGAAATTGTTGTTGTAGCTATAGCTGAAAAAGCTGGACATGGTGGAACAGTTGCTGCACCAATTGTTAAAGCAGTA